A single genomic interval of Shewanella halotolerans harbors:
- the uppS gene encoding polyprenyl diphosphate synthase: MSIESQSGSELSNEALAELVKQSIPKHVAIIMDGNGRWAQAQGKPRVVGHKAGVKTVRRAVSMAREMGIGSLTLFAFSSENWRRPEKEVSLLMELFFTVLQREIKLLDKNGVRLNIIGDISRFSARLQKQIAAAMEKTANNDGLILNVAANYGGRWDIVQAAQTLAKKVESGEMTSSQFTEEALSQHLSMQNQPEVDLMIRTGGDFRISNFVLWQAAYAELVFTDVLWPDFDEQAFKDAVAVFATRQRRFGLTGSQIETLQAE, encoded by the coding sequence ATGTCAATCGAATCTCAATCTGGCTCTGAGTTATCTAATGAAGCACTCGCAGAGCTGGTAAAACAGTCTATTCCCAAGCACGTGGCGATCATCATGGATGGCAACGGGCGCTGGGCACAGGCACAGGGCAAGCCCCGTGTTGTAGGCCATAAGGCCGGTGTAAAGACTGTTCGTCGCGCGGTGAGTATGGCGCGTGAGATGGGGATAGGTTCGTTAACCCTGTTTGCGTTTTCCAGTGAAAACTGGCGCAGACCCGAGAAAGAAGTCAGCCTCTTGATGGAGCTGTTTTTCACCGTTTTACAACGAGAAATAAAACTGCTGGATAAAAACGGGGTAAGGCTCAACATCATAGGGGACATCAGTCGTTTTTCTGCCCGCTTACAAAAGCAGATCGCCGCGGCGATGGAGAAGACGGCCAACAACGATGGTTTGATCCTCAATGTGGCGGCCAACTACGGCGGTCGCTGGGACATAGTGCAGGCGGCGCAAACCTTAGCCAAAAAGGTGGAATCTGGCGAAATGACCAGCAGTCAGTTCACCGAGGAGGCGCTAAGTCAGCATTTAAGCATGCAAAATCAACCGGAAGTTGATTTAATGATTCGCACCGGTGGCGATTTTCGCATTAGTAACTTTGTGTTATGGCAAGCGGCTTACGCAGAGTTAGTGTTTACTGATGTGTTGTGGCCAGATTTTGATGAACAGGCCTTTAAAGATGCGGTAGCCGTATTTGCTACCCGGCAGCGCCGTTTTGGATTGACGGGTTCTCAAATTGAGACTTTGCAGGCTGAGTAA
- a CDS encoding OmpH family outer membrane protein codes for MFNRAMMVLVLLGAPIAAQAEKIAVVDMQAVFEQLPQREEVSKTLKTEFGDRVAGVQKMQEELRGMLEKQQRDAALMSETQKTEMLRKMESLKAELQLKGKALDEDMRRRNGEEQNKLLVKVQKAISAIAEKEKYDVVLQRGAVIYVKPTSDISSKVVEALSKG; via the coding sequence ATGTTTAATCGCGCAATGATGGTGTTGGTTTTGTTAGGTGCACCTATCGCGGCACAAGCTGAAAAGATCGCCGTTGTCGATATGCAGGCGGTATTTGAGCAGCTACCACAGCGCGAAGAAGTCAGCAAAACACTGAAAACCGAATTCGGTGATCGTGTGGCTGGCGTACAGAAGATGCAGGAAGAGCTTCGCGGCATGCTAGAGAAGCAGCAACGCGACGCGGCCCTGATGAGCGAAACGCAGAAGACTGAGATGCTGCGCAAGATGGAGTCTCTCAAGGCTGAGCTACAGCTCAAGGGTAAGGCGCTGGACGAAGATATGCGTCGTCGTAACGGTGAAGAGCAAAACAAGCTATTGGTTAAGGTTCAAAAAGCTATCAGTGCTATCGCCGAGAAAGAGAAGTATGACGTAGTGCTACAGCGCGGCGCCGTGATCTACGTGAAGCCGACATCAGACATCAGCAGCAAAGTGGTTGAAGCTCTGAGCAAAGGCTAA
- the rseP gene encoding sigma E protease regulator RseP: MLDFLWNLGSFIIALGILITAHEYGHFWVARRCGVKVERFSIGFGKAIWRKIGADGTEYVVAMIPLGGYVKMLDERVDTVADELKPQAFNRKSVWQRIAIVGAGPMANFVFAIFALYIMYLIGVPSIKPVIESTQSGSPAAVIQVKKPMQVIAVGDRSVRNWEEVTYALVGHIGDDAIDVTLAPLSGVMGEERTYKLDTRKWKFNPETESPITSLGLNVFRPAVTPKLGFVDEGGAAYAAGLRLGDTLVAVDNTSYGDWDQFVAKIKASADKPLSVTIRRDGEQLKFNVTPKARTIDGGKVEGVIGVAPTQAPWPDEMRLQLEYGVGESLMVAADKTWQLVSVSIKMIGKLFTGDVSVKNLSGPISIAQGAGNSANYGLVYFLGFLALISVNLGIINLLPLPVLDGGHLLYYFIEVITGRPVPEKVQEIGFRFGAALLLILMSIALFNDFSRL; this comes from the coding sequence ATGCTAGACTTTTTGTGGAACTTGGGCTCATTCATTATCGCCCTTGGAATTCTCATCACGGCCCATGAATATGGTCACTTCTGGGTGGCCAGACGCTGTGGCGTGAAAGTTGAGCGTTTCTCTATCGGTTTCGGTAAGGCCATCTGGCGCAAGATTGGTGCCGATGGTACCGAGTACGTGGTGGCCATGATCCCCCTTGGCGGCTACGTGAAGATGCTCGACGAACGGGTCGATACCGTTGCCGACGAGCTAAAGCCCCAGGCCTTCAACCGTAAATCTGTCTGGCAGCGCATCGCCATCGTCGGTGCCGGCCCCATGGCCAACTTCGTGTTTGCCATTTTCGCCCTCTACATCATGTACCTTATCGGCGTGCCCTCGATTAAACCTGTGATCGAATCGACACAGTCCGGTTCGCCGGCGGCGGTGATTCAGGTCAAGAAGCCGATGCAGGTGATTGCCGTTGGCGATCGCAGCGTGCGTAACTGGGAAGAGGTGACCTACGCCTTGGTCGGTCACATAGGCGATGATGCCATCGACGTCACCCTGGCGCCTTTGTCGGGCGTGATGGGCGAGGAGCGCACCTATAAGTTAGATACCCGCAAGTGGAAGTTTAATCCTGAGACTGAGTCGCCCATTACTTCTTTGGGCCTTAATGTCTTTAGGCCAGCCGTCACGCCTAAGCTGGGTTTTGTCGATGAAGGTGGCGCCGCCTATGCCGCGGGTTTGCGCCTAGGTGACACCTTAGTCGCCGTCGATAACACATCTTATGGTGATTGGGATCAGTTTGTCGCCAAGATCAAGGCATCGGCCGATAAGCCGCTCAGCGTGACCATCAGACGCGACGGGGAGCAGCTCAAGTTTAATGTTACTCCCAAGGCGCGCACTATTGACGGCGGTAAGGTCGAGGGCGTGATTGGCGTGGCACCGACCCAGGCGCCTTGGCCCGATGAGATGCGCCTGCAACTGGAATACGGTGTCGGCGAGTCTCTCATGGTCGCCGCCGATAAAACATGGCAACTTGTATCGGTCAGCATTAAGATGATCGGCAAGCTCTTTACCGGTGACGTATCGGTGAAGAACCTGAGCGGCCCTATCTCTATCGCTCAGGGCGCGGGAAACAGCGCCAACTATGGTTTAGTTTACTTTTTGGGATTCCTGGCATTAATCAGCGTGAATTTAGGCATCATTAATTTATTGCCTTTACCCGTGCTTGATGGCGGGCATCTGTTATATTACTTCATCGAAGTGATCACAGGCAGGCCTGTACCGGAAAAGGTGCAGGAAATTGGATTCAGATTTGGGGCAGCCTTGCTGCTAATATTGATGAGTATCGCCCTTTTCAATGATTTTTCCCGACTCTGA
- the frr gene encoding ribosome recycling factor, protein MINEIKEDAKSRMAKCVEATKNQMAKVRTGRAHPSLLDSIKVPYYGTPTPLKQVGNVSIEDSRTLAITVFDTTMIAAVEKAIMSSDLGLNPMSAGTTIRIPLPALTEERRKDLIKVVRAEAENGRIAVRNVRRDANSDVKALEKEKECTEDDVRRTEDEIQKFTDAHIKQIDEILTAKEAELMEV, encoded by the coding sequence GTGATTAACGAAATCAAAGAAGATGCAAAGAGCCGTATGGCGAAGTGTGTTGAAGCGACTAAGAATCAAATGGCTAAAGTACGTACTGGTCGTGCTCACCCAAGTCTGCTTGATTCGATTAAGGTGCCTTACTATGGTACGCCAACTCCTCTTAAGCAGGTAGGTAACGTATCTATTGAAGATTCTCGTACTCTGGCAATCACTGTCTTTGATACCACTATGATTGCAGCGGTTGAGAAGGCGATCATGAGTTCAGATCTGGGTCTAAACCCTATGTCTGCCGGTACGACTATCCGTATTCCGCTACCAGCACTGACCGAAGAGCGTCGTAAGGACCTGATCAAGGTCGTTCGCGCCGAGGCTGAAAACGGTCGTATCGCCGTACGTAACGTACGTCGTGACGCTAACTCTGACGTGAAAGCGCTAGAGAAAGAGAAAGAGTGTACCGAGGATGATGTACGCCGCACTGAAGATGAGATTCAGAAATTTACTGACGCTCACATCAAGCAGATCGATGAGATCTTGACGGCAAAAGAAGCAGAGTTGATGGAAGTCTAA
- the pyrH gene encoding UMP kinase, giving the protein MSTNPKPAFRRILLKLSGEALMGEEGFGIDPKVLDRMAQEIKELVELGIQVGVVIGGGNLFRGEGLAQAGMNRVVGDHMGMLATVMNGLAMRDALHRAYVNARLMSAIPLKGVCDDYNWAEAISLLKSGRVVIFAAGTGNPFCTTDSAACLRGIEIEAEVVLKGTKVDGVYSDDPVKNPEAVKYDEMGYGEVLEKELKVMDLAAFTLARDHDMPILVFNMNKPGALRRVIMGDHEGTLIRSSRKTAE; this is encoded by the coding sequence ATGAGCACAAATCCAAAACCTGCTTTTCGACGTATTCTTCTCAAACTGAGTGGCGAGGCCCTGATGGGCGAAGAGGGCTTTGGCATCGATCCCAAGGTGCTAGATCGCATGGCACAAGAGATTAAAGAGCTGGTTGAGCTTGGTATTCAGGTAGGTGTTGTGATTGGTGGCGGTAACCTATTCCGTGGTGAAGGCCTGGCACAAGCCGGCATGAACCGTGTGGTGGGCGACCATATGGGCATGTTGGCAACCGTAATGAATGGTCTGGCGATGCGCGATGCGCTGCACAGAGCCTATGTGAATGCCCGCCTGATGTCGGCCATCCCCTTGAAGGGCGTCTGTGACGACTACAACTGGGCCGAAGCGATTAGTCTGCTTAAATCTGGCCGCGTGGTGATCTTCGCCGCCGGTACTGGTAATCCTTTCTGTACCACAGACTCTGCCGCCTGCCTGCGCGGTATCGAGATCGAAGCCGAAGTGGTACTCAAGGGCACTAAGGTAGATGGTGTTTACTCAGATGACCCAGTCAAAAACCCAGAAGCGGTAAAATATGATGAGATGGGTTATGGCGAAGTCCTGGAAAAAGAATTGAAAGTGATGGATCTTGCGGCATTTACCCTTGCAAGAGATCACGATATGCCTATCTTAGTGTTTAATATGAACAAGCCTGGTGCGCTACGACGTGTTATTATGGGCGACCATGAAGGTACGCTTATTAGAAGTAGCCGTAAGACTGCCGAATAA
- the rpsB gene encoding 30S ribosomal protein S2 produces the protein MTTVSMRDMLQAGVHFGHQTRYWNPKMKPFIFGARNGVHIINLEHTVPMFNEALAFISNVASKKGKVLFVGTKRAASEAIKEAAISCDQYYVDNRWLGGMLTNWKTVRQSIKRLKDLESQSVDGTFDKLTKKEALMRTRELEKLEKSLGGIKNMGGLPDVIFVIGADHEHIAIKEANNLGIPVVAVVDTNSSPDGINYIVPGNDDAMRAIRLYAESVAAAAKAGRGQDLAVQAEQDGFVEAE, from the coding sequence ATGACTACAGTTTCAATGCGCGACATGCTTCAGGCCGGTGTTCACTTCGGTCACCAAACTCGTTACTGGAACCCTAAGATGAAGCCTTTCATCTTCGGCGCTCGTAACGGTGTACACATCATTAACCTAGAGCACACTGTGCCTATGTTCAATGAAGCACTAGCGTTCATCAGCAACGTAGCATCTAAGAAAGGTAAAGTACTTTTCGTTGGTACTAAGCGCGCTGCAAGCGAAGCGATCAAAGAAGCTGCTATTTCTTGTGATCAATACTACGTTGACAACCGTTGGTTGGGCGGCATGCTGACTAACTGGAAAACAGTTCGTCAATCAATCAAGCGTCTAAAAGATCTTGAGAGCCAGTCTGTAGACGGTACTTTCGACAAGCTGACCAAGAAAGAAGCGCTAATGCGTACTCGTGAGCTTGAGAAGCTAGAAAAGTCTCTTGGTGGTATCAAGAACATGGGCGGCCTACCTGACGTTATCTTCGTTATCGGTGCTGACCATGAGCATATCGCTATTAAAGAAGCTAACAACCTAGGTATCCCAGTTGTTGCTGTTGTTGATACTAACTCTTCTCCAGACGGCATCAACTACATCGTTCCTGGTAACGATGACGCTATGCGTGCAATTCGTCTGTATGCTGAGTCAGTAGCAGCGGCTGCTAAAGCAGGTCGTGGTCAAGACCTAGCGGTACAAGCTGAGCAAGACGGTTTCGTAGAAGCTGAATAA
- the ispC gene encoding 1-deoxy-D-xylulose-5-phosphate reductoisomerase has protein sequence MQKMVILGATGSIGASTLSVIEQNPEAYKAFALVAHKSVDKMLDLCIKYNPSIAHMVDPQAAAELQRRLPAHMAIAVSSGEDELAAIVALPEVDCVMAAIVGAAGLPATLAAVKAGKRVLLANKESLVMSGRLFIDAMQGSNAKVLPVDSEHNAIFQCLPEPAQQAIGACDLAGAGISHILLTGSGGPFLTSDLDSLGQMTPDQACKHPNWSMGRKISVDSASMMNKGLEYIEARWLFNATKEQLKVVVHPQSVIHSMVQYKDGSVLAQMGNPDMRTPIAHCMAYPQRISAGVEPLDFFKVGQLSFLEPDFNRFPCLKLAIDACEQGQEATTVLNAANEVSVEAFLAGSIRFTDIARVNEYCLSHVEQRSLDTIEDILALDGLARRAAQERVAKL, from the coding sequence ATGCAGAAAATGGTGATTCTCGGCGCCACAGGTTCTATCGGCGCCAGTACCCTGAGCGTTATCGAGCAAAATCCTGAGGCCTACAAAGCCTTCGCCTTGGTCGCCCATAAGAGTGTCGATAAGATGCTCGACCTGTGTATCAAGTACAACCCATCGATAGCTCACATGGTCGACCCACAGGCGGCGGCCGAGTTGCAGCGTCGTTTGCCGGCGCACATGGCGATTGCCGTCTCTTCGGGCGAAGATGAGCTGGCGGCCATCGTCGCTCTGCCCGAGGTGGATTGCGTCATGGCGGCCATCGTCGGTGCGGCTGGCCTGCCGGCAACGTTGGCGGCGGTAAAGGCGGGTAAGCGAGTGCTGTTGGCCAACAAAGAGTCGCTGGTGATGTCGGGTCGTCTGTTTATCGATGCGATGCAGGGCTCAAACGCCAAGGTGCTGCCAGTAGACAGTGAGCACAACGCTATCTTCCAGTGTCTGCCTGAGCCTGCCCAGCAAGCCATTGGTGCCTGCGACTTGGCCGGTGCCGGCATCTCTCATATCTTGTTGACCGGATCGGGCGGGCCTTTTCTCACCTCGGATCTCGATAGTCTGGGTCAGATGACGCCGGACCAGGCCTGCAAACATCCTAACTGGTCGATGGGGCGTAAGATCTCGGTCGATTCCGCCAGCATGATGAACAAGGGACTCGAGTATATCGAGGCCCGTTGGCTGTTTAACGCCACCAAAGAGCAACTCAAGGTGGTAGTGCATCCCCAGAGTGTGATCCACTCCATGGTGCAGTATAAGGATGGTAGCGTGTTGGCCCAGATGGGCAACCCAGACATGCGTACCCCCATCGCGCACTGCATGGCCTATCCGCAAAGAATTTCGGCGGGCGTTGAACCTTTAGATTTTTTCAAAGTCGGACAGTTAAGCTTTCTTGAACCCGACTTCAATCGCTTCCCCTGTCTGAAGTTGGCCATAGATGCCTGCGAGCAGGGACAGGAAGCCACTACAGTATTGAACGCGGCCAACGAAGTGTCGGTCGAGGCCTTCCTGGCAGGATCGATACGTTTTACCGATATCGCCCGGGTAAACGAGTATTGCCTGAGTCATGTCGAGCAGCGTAGCTTAGACACCATAGAAGATATTTTGGCGCTGGACGGTCTGGCACGGCGTGCTGCGCAGGAGCGGGTCGCCAAGCTGTAA
- the tsf gene encoding translation elongation factor Ts, with protein MAITAAQVKELRERTGAGMMDCKKALTETNGDIELAIENMRKSGAAKAAKKAGNIAAEGTILIKQGEGFSVLLEVNCQTDFVAKDSNFLAFANEVLDVAAAGKVSIADLQAQFEETRVALVAKIGENINVRRVEYIDGASQASYRHGDRIGVVVTGEADEETLKHVAMHVAASKPEYVNPSDVPAEVVEKEKAVQIEIAMNEGKPQEIAEKMVAGRMKKFTGEVSLTGQAFIMEPKKTVGEILKEKGATVTNFIRLEVGEGIEKKEEDFAAEVAAQIAASKA; from the coding sequence ATGGCAATTACTGCTGCCCAAGTTAAAGAACTACGCGAGCGTACTGGCGCTGGCATGATGGATTGTAAGAAAGCGCTAACTGAAACCAATGGTGACATTGAGCTAGCGATTGAAAACATGCGTAAGAGCGGTGCTGCAAAGGCTGCTAAGAAAGCAGGTAACATCGCTGCTGAAGGTACTATCCTGATCAAGCAAGGCGAAGGTTTCTCAGTACTTCTAGAAGTTAACTGTCAAACTGACTTCGTTGCTAAAGACTCTAACTTCCTGGCTTTCGCTAACGAAGTTCTGGATGTTGCTGCAGCTGGCAAAGTATCTATTGCCGACCTACAAGCTCAGTTCGAAGAAACTCGTGTTGCGCTAGTTGCTAAAATCGGTGAAAACATCAACGTTCGTCGCGTTGAGTACATCGATGGTGCTAGCCAAGCTTCTTACCGTCACGGCGACCGTATCGGTGTTGTTGTAACTGGTGAAGCTGACGAAGAGACTCTGAAGCACGTTGCTATGCACGTTGCTGCTTCTAAGCCAGAATACGTTAACCCATCAGACGTACCAGCTGAAGTAGTTGAGAAAGAGAAAGCCGTTCAGATCGAAATCGCGATGAACGAAGGCAAGCCTCAAGAGATCGCTGAGAAGATGGTTGCTGGCCGTATGAAGAAGTTCACCGGTGAGGTTTCTCTGACTGGTCAAGCTTTCATCATGGAGCCTAAGAAGACTGTTGGCGAAATCCTTAAAGAGAAAGGCGCTACAGTAACTAACTTCATTCGTCTAGAAGTTGGTGAAGGTATCGAGAAGAAAGAAGAAGATTTTGCCGCTGAAGTAGCAGCGCAAATCGCCGCTTCTAAGGCGTAA
- the bamA gene encoding outer membrane protein assembly factor BamA, whose amino-acid sequence MRLNKIFASMLLVGASLSGKGWADTFQPFEVTDIQVKGLQRVALGAALLNIPIKVGDRVDELRLQQAIKSLYSSTNFEHIEVSRDGNVLVVTVKERPTISTVTFEGNKDIKDEQLQESLDGSGVKAGESLDRTMLSGIEKSLQDFYYGVGKYGAKVEAQVINLPRNRVELKFKFTEGLAAEIRQINVVGNTVFSDAELIGMLELKDYVAWWDLFGERRYQKQKLQADLETIKTFYHNRGYIRFEVTSTQVAMTPDRKGLYITINVDEGEQYKVKEVNLTGDLMGREEVMQAILPIKVGDTYNGADVTFTEEMYGKYLGRFGYAYPEVKTYPEIDDETKEVALNVNIKPGKRVYVRSINFTGNQVTKDEVMRRELRQMEGAWLNSAQVEQSKARLNRLGYFETVDTQTVQVPGTDDLVDVDFTVKEQPSGSFNAGVGYGTESGLSLQFGVQQSNFLGTGNQAGINLNTNKYSKNVNINYTDPYFTKDGVSLGGSIYWNEFDAQEANLERYKNSSYGIAVNSGFPINEYNRINGGIGYRHNSISEISAYEQALRFYNIYRDANDPNADLSFDNFELTLGWYRSTLNRGTFPTDGSSQRLSGKMTVPGSDLQYFKTDFDTSFYWPINRSHSFVLLTKARLGYGNGYGQYNDNDQILPFWENYYSGGSSSLRGFKSNSVGPRSFYLYRGSEPCSPDPAGDTCTLPGDPNRVTVSGGRSIGGNAIATASVEMIVPTPFLDEAYTNSVRTSFFVDAGNVWDTEFDYDAYRFLPAEQFDKLSDYSDPGRIRASAGMSVQWLSPMGPMVFSLAWPIKKYEDDDTEIFSFNIGKTF is encoded by the coding sequence ATGAGATTGAATAAAATTTTTGCCTCGATGTTATTAGTCGGTGCGTCTTTATCAGGGAAGGGTTGGGCCGATACATTCCAGCCTTTTGAAGTGACCGACATCCAGGTTAAGGGATTGCAGCGTGTTGCACTGGGTGCGGCGCTGTTGAATATTCCTATCAAGGTGGGAGACAGGGTCGACGAACTGCGTCTGCAGCAGGCGATCAAGAGCCTGTATTCCTCGACCAACTTCGAGCATATCGAGGTGAGCCGCGATGGCAACGTCTTGGTGGTGACGGTCAAAGAAAGGCCTACCATCAGCACTGTGACCTTCGAAGGCAACAAGGACATTAAAGACGAGCAGCTACAAGAGAGTCTCGACGGCAGTGGCGTCAAGGCCGGTGAGTCGCTTGATCGCACCATGCTTAGCGGCATCGAGAAGAGCCTGCAGGATTTCTACTATGGCGTGGGTAAGTATGGCGCCAAGGTGGAGGCTCAGGTGATCAACCTGCCGCGTAACCGTGTCGAGTTGAAGTTTAAGTTTACCGAAGGTTTGGCGGCAGAGATTCGTCAGATCAACGTGGTGGGCAACACTGTCTTTAGCGACGCCGAACTGATCGGCATGCTGGAGCTGAAAGACTATGTGGCCTGGTGGGATCTCTTCGGCGAGCGCCGCTACCAGAAGCAGAAGCTGCAGGCCGATCTTGAAACCATCAAGACCTTCTACCATAACCGTGGTTATATCCGTTTCGAGGTGACCTCGACTCAGGTGGCGATGACCCCTGACCGTAAGGGTCTCTACATCACCATCAACGTCGATGAGGGTGAGCAGTATAAGGTTAAAGAAGTTAACCTGACTGGCGACCTCATGGGCCGCGAAGAGGTGATGCAGGCGATTCTGCCGATCAAGGTAGGCGATACCTATAACGGCGCAGACGTGACCTTTACTGAAGAGATGTATGGCAAGTATTTGGGCCGTTTCGGCTATGCCTACCCTGAGGTGAAGACCTATCCTGAGATCGATGATGAGACCAAAGAGGTCGCCCTCAACGTCAACATCAAGCCGGGTAAGCGCGTCTATGTGCGTAGCATTAACTTTACCGGTAACCAGGTCACTAAAGATGAGGTGATGCGCCGCGAGCTGCGTCAGATGGAAGGCGCCTGGCTGAACTCGGCCCAGGTCGAGCAATCGAAAGCGCGTCTTAACCGCCTGGGTTACTTCGAAACTGTCGATACCCAGACGGTTCAGGTGCCGGGCACAGACGATCTGGTGGACGTCGATTTTACCGTGAAGGAGCAGCCATCAGGCTCGTTCAACGCGGGTGTGGGTTATGGTACCGAGTCGGGCCTGAGCCTGCAGTTTGGTGTGCAGCAGAGCAACTTCCTGGGTACGGGTAACCAGGCGGGGATTAACCTTAACACCAACAAGTACTCGAAGAACGTCAACATCAACTACACAGATCCTTACTTCACCAAAGATGGCGTGAGCCTAGGTGGTAGCATCTACTGGAACGAGTTTGACGCTCAGGAAGCGAACCTCGAACGCTATAAGAACAGTTCTTACGGTATTGCCGTAAACTCTGGCTTCCCGATCAACGAATACAACCGTATCAACGGTGGTATCGGCTATCGCCACAACAGCATCTCGGAGATCTCGGCCTACGAGCAGGCCCTGCGTTTCTACAACATCTATCGTGATGCCAACGACCCTAACGCCGACCTGTCGTTCGATAACTTTGAGCTGACCCTCGGCTGGTATCGCAGTACGCTTAACCGCGGCACCTTCCCAACCGATGGTTCGTCGCAGCGCTTGAGCGGCAAGATGACGGTACCGGGTTCGGATCTGCAGTACTTTAAGACAGATTTCGATACCAGCTTCTACTGGCCAATCAACCGCAGCCACAGCTTCGTACTCCTGACTAAGGCGCGTCTGGGTTATGGTAACGGTTATGGTCAGTACAACGACAACGACCAGATCTTACCTTTCTGGGAGAACTACTACTCAGGTGGTAGCAGCTCGCTGCGTGGCTTTAAGTCTAACTCTGTGGGCCCACGCTCATTCTACCTGTATCGTGGTAGTGAGCCGTGCTCGCCAGATCCAGCAGGGGATACATGTACCTTGCCAGGGGATCCTAACCGTGTCACTGTGAGCGGTGGTCGCTCTATCGGTGGTAACGCCATCGCTACGGCGAGTGTCGAGATGATAGTGCCAACCCCATTCCTGGATGAGGCCTACACTAACTCGGTGCGTACCAGCTTCTTCGTCGATGCGGGTAACGTTTGGGATACCGAGTTCGACTATGACGCCTATCGCTTCCTGCCGGCTGAGCAGTTTGACAAGTTGTCTGACTATTCCGACCCAGGGCGTATCCGCGCGTCGGCGGGGATGAGCGTACAATGGTTGTCGCCAATGGGACCTATGGTATTTAGTCTTGCATGGCCAATCAAAAAATATGAAGATGATGACACAGAGATCTTCTCGTTCAACATTGGTAAAACTTTCTAA
- a CDS encoding phosphatidate cytidylyltransferase has product MLKHRIITAVWLIPLVMGAIFFFPVEYFSWALVAVFLIAAKEWGRIIDKRCNVTQWSFTLTIGILLVALNLLVPTEEVWFKGQLHPVYLAITLIGAMWWAISLLLVLSYPKSAALWGKSHMLKSMFGQLTLVPCFTALIALKALSTASMPYYGGALVFLVMLTVWATDSGAYFAGKALGKHKLMPNVSPAKTVEGLLGGLVTTMVVVAGVMMVSPEQELGLVIGVTLFVALVSALGDLSESMFKRVADIKDSGTILPGHGGVLDRIDSLTAALPIFTLIYIAFWM; this is encoded by the coding sequence TTGCTAAAACATAGAATAATAACAGCAGTATGGTTGATCCCATTGGTGATGGGAGCCATTTTCTTTTTCCCTGTGGAGTATTTTTCATGGGCTTTGGTGGCTGTGTTTCTGATCGCCGCCAAAGAGTGGGGACGCATCATAGACAAGCGCTGTAATGTGACCCAGTGGAGTTTCACCCTGACCATAGGTATCTTGCTGGTGGCGTTAAACCTCCTGGTGCCCACCGAAGAGGTTTGGTTTAAAGGACAGCTACACCCTGTCTATCTGGCTATCACACTGATTGGCGCCATGTGGTGGGCCATCTCGTTACTCCTGGTACTCAGCTACCCTAAAAGCGCTGCCCTGTGGGGTAAGAGCCACATGCTGAAATCTATGTTTGGTCAATTGACCTTAGTGCCCTGTTTTACCGCCTTGATCGCGTTAAAGGCCCTGAGCACAGCGAGCATGCCATACTATGGCGGCGCCTTAGTGTTCCTGGTGATGCTGACCGTGTGGGCGACCGATTCTGGCGCCTATTTTGCCGGTAAGGCCCTGGGCAAGCACAAGCTGATGCCTAACGTGAGCCCGGCGAAAACCGTCGAGGGGCTACTCGGTGGCCTGGTGACTACCATGGTGGTCGTGGCGGGCGTGATGATGGTCTCGCCAGAGCAGGAGCTGGGGCTCGTGATCGGCGTGACCCTGTTTGTCGCTCTGGTCTCGGCCCTTGGGGATCTATCGGAAAGTATGTTTAAGCGTGTGGCCGACATTAAAGATTCGGGCACCATATTGCCGGGTCATGGCGGGGTGCTTGATCGCATCGATAGCCTGACGGCGGCGCTGCCCATCTTTACCCTAATTTATATCGCATTTTGGATGTAA